In Blastopirellula sediminis, the following proteins share a genomic window:
- a CDS encoding UvrB/UvrC motif-containing protein: MENPEHIDFILNDWPFENGHLSARIVSGEDGRDVVQMRIEMGLMQMEVDGRPDGTEPFGFATYADYLQQRIDEDPDYTLTDGDCSEIDREFIQFYHRRICWLGLREYQRAVRDADQTLLLMDICRDHSDDDEWVDSHEQFRPFVLFHRIQAAALATLTDLTPERAIEVINLGLEEMREVFIDFELEEEYENDELVKRLIELREQLRSQYEVGQTLQEQLAEAVAREEYERAAQIRDRISKRER, translated from the coding sequence ATGGAAAACCCTGAACATATCGACTTCATCTTGAACGACTGGCCCTTTGAAAACGGCCACCTCAGCGCGCGCATCGTCTCTGGCGAAGATGGACGCGACGTCGTGCAAATGCGGATCGAGATGGGTTTGATGCAGATGGAAGTGGACGGGCGCCCCGATGGGACCGAACCGTTCGGCTTCGCTACTTACGCCGACTATCTGCAACAGCGGATCGATGAAGACCCGGACTACACGCTGACCGACGGCGACTGCTCCGAGATCGATCGAGAGTTCATCCAGTTCTACCATCGCCGCATTTGCTGGCTCGGCCTGCGAGAATATCAGCGAGCGGTCCGCGACGCCGATCAGACGTTGCTGCTGATGGATATCTGCCGTGACCACTCCGACGACGACGAGTGGGTCGACTCGCACGAGCAGTTCCGCCCCTTCGTGTTGTTCCACCGGATCCAAGCGGCCGCTTTGGCGACGCTGACCGATCTGACGCCAGAGCGCGCGATCGAAGTGATCAATCTCGGCCTGGAAGAGATGCGCGAGGTCTTTATCGACTTCGAGCTCGAAGAAGAGTACGAGAATGACGAGCTGGTCAAACGCCTGATCGAACTGCGCGAACAACTTCGCAGCCAATACGAAGTGGGTCAAACTCTGCAAGAACAACTGGCCGAAGCGGTCGCTCGCGAAGAGTACGAACGGGCGGCTCAAATCCGCGATCGGATCTCGAAACGAGAACGGTAG
- the arfB gene encoding alternative ribosome rescue aminoacyl-tRNA hydrolase ArfB: protein MPELRVNNSIQIPLAELKFTFARSSGPGGQNVNKVNSKAMLRWAFDQSEHIDDRVKERLRTRWGGRINKNGEIVISDDNSRDQRTNIESCLEKLRVILLDCAAREKTRRATRPSRGSIERRITDKKQRSETKRMRRSPGAPPE, encoded by the coding sequence ATGCCCGAATTACGCGTCAACAATTCGATCCAGATCCCTCTGGCGGAACTGAAGTTTACCTTCGCTCGCAGCAGCGGCCCCGGCGGCCAGAATGTGAACAAGGTCAACTCGAAGGCGATGCTGCGCTGGGCGTTCGACCAATCGGAGCATATCGACGATCGGGTAAAAGAACGACTACGCACGCGGTGGGGCGGACGAATCAACAAAAACGGCGAGATCGTGATCAGCGACGACAATAGCCGCGATCAACGTACGAATATCGAGAGTTGCCTCGAAAAGCTGCGAGTGATCCTGCTCGACTGCGCAGCCCGCGAGAAAACGCGCCGCGCGACGCGTCCCAGCCGCGGCTCGATCGAACGGCGCATCACCGATAAGAAGCAGCGCAGCGAGACCAAGCGGATGCGACGTTCGCCGGGCGCTCCGCCCGAATAA